A single Vigna radiata var. radiata cultivar VC1973A chromosome 8, Vradiata_ver6, whole genome shotgun sequence DNA region contains:
- the LOC106772844 gene encoding protein SMAX1-LIKE 3, producing the protein MRTGSCAVQQGLTPEAAGIVKQAVTLAKRRGHAQVTPLHVANTMLSITNGILRTACLQSHSHPLQCKALELCFNVALNRLPASTSSSPMLQGSHHHHSHACPSISNALVAAFKRAQAHQRRGSIENQQQPLLAVKIELEQLIISILDDPSVSRVMREAGFSSTQVKSNVEQAVSLEICSQNNGSGNNSNSNSNSNTKAKENSSSGEKGLVLDPIRGEDVASVIDNLGSQRKTSFVIVGECVTSLESVVRGVMEKVDKGDAGECLRGVKFIPLSLSSFGNVSRVEVEQKVEELRSLVKGSEHGKGYVLYLGDLKWVFDYRACGSQGRACYCPVDHMVMEIGKLVSGFEENNGGRFRLMGVATFQAYMRCKNGQPSLETLWDLHPITIPAGSLRLSLITDSGVENEAINKKADNRSSWLLFEGVEDDHKQQPCFAEPSTKNETEIRSLQSSTCNSDSSTSTLPAWLQQYKNENKGITYNDQNCVPVGELCKKWNSMCSSIQKQPYPSDKTLTLSSVSPSSSTSGFSYEQQHSNLHQTHHEWQVASPKDSLNNHHFWISNNGCNNPNEPALRVYIPESKDTTKQPFSSPNPNSASSSDVMEVEHVSRFKELNSENLKTLCNALEKKVSWQKDIIPEIASTILQCRSGMVRRKGKVRNSKEVKEETWLVFQGVDVEGKEKITRELARLVFGSHDHVVSIALSSFASTRADSTEDYSRNKRSREETSCSYIARFAEAMMNNPHRVFLVEDIEQADYCSQLGFKRAMERGRVTDSNGEEIALCDAIIILSCESFSSRSRTCSPSFKQKSMSEEEKNGDIGTLEDTSPCVSLDLNISIDDENEVEDRSVDEIGLLESVDRKIVFNFQEL; encoded by the exons ATGAGAACAGGAAGCTGTGCTGTGCAACAGGGTCTAACCCCGGAAGCTGCAGGCATAGTTAAGCAAGCGGTGACACTGGCGAAGCGTCGTGGGCACGCCCAAGTGACGCCACTCCACGTTGCCAACACGATGCTCTCGATCACCAACGGGATTCTAAGAACCGCGTGTCTCCAATCCCACTCTCACCCTCTTCAGTGCAAGGCCTTGGAGCTTTGCTTCAACGTTGCGCTCAATCGGTTACCGGCTTCAACCTCTTCCAGTCCCATGTTGCAAGGCTCTCACCACCACCACTCTCACGCGTGCCCCTCTATCTCGAACGCTTTGGTTGCCGCGTTCAAACGCGCTCAGGCACACCAACGACGTGGATCCATTGAGAATCAACAACAGCCTCTTCTGGCAGTGAAAATAGAACTCGAGCAACTAATTATTTCGATCTTGGATGACCCTAGCGTTAGCCGAGTCATGAGGGAGGCTGGGTTCTCTAGCACTCAGGTGAAAAGCAACGTTGAACAAGCGGTTTCTTTGGAAATATGCTCTCAGAACAATGGTAGTGGCAATAACagtaatagtaatagtaatagtaatactAAGGCAAAGGAAAACAGCAGCAGTGGAGAGAAAGGGTTGGTGTTGGATCCCATTAGGGGTGAGGATGTTGCTAGTGTTATTGACAATTTGGGGAGTCAGAGAAAAACAAGTTTTGTGATAGTAGGAGAGTGTGTTACAAGTCTGGAGAGTGTAGTTAGAGGAGTGATGGAAAAGGTTGATAAAGGGGATGCTGGTGAGTGTCTTAGAGGTGTCAAGTTTatccctctttctctttcttcttttgggAATGTTTCGAGAGTGGAAGTTGAGCAAAAGGTTGAAGAACTCAGGAGTCTTGTGAAGGGAAGTGAACATGGCAAAGGGTATGTTTTGTATTTGGGAGATCTCAAATGGGTGTTTGATTATAGAGCTTGTGGATCACAAGGGAGAGCATGTTATTGTCCAGTGGATCACATGGTGATGGAGATTGGGAAGCTTGTGAGTGGGTTTGAAGAGAATAATGGTGGAAGGTTTCGCTTGATGGGTGTAGCCACTTTTCAAGCTTACATGAGATGCAAAAATGGCCAACCATCGTTGGAGACTCTTTGGGATCTTCATCCCATTACTATCCCTGCTGGAAGCTTGCGTTTGAGTCTCATCACTGACAG TGGTGTAGAAAATGAGGCCATAAACAAGAAAGCTGACAACAGAAGTAGCTGGCTCTTATTCGAAGGAGTGGAGGATGATCACAAACAACAACCTTGCTTCGCGGAACCTTCCACCAAGAATGAAACCGAAATTCGAAGCTTGCAAAGCAGTACTTGTAATAGTGACTCCTCAACTTCAACCCTCCCTGCATGGCTCCAACAGTACAAAAATGAGAATAAAGGAATCACCTACAATGATCAG AATTGTGTCCCAGTGGGAGAGCTTTGCAAAAAGTGGAACTCTATGTGCAGTTCAATCCAAAAGCAACCTTATCCTTCAGACAAAACACTCACACTATCCTCAGTATCACCCTCTTCCTCAACCTCAGGTTTCTCATACGAACAACAACATTCTAATTTGCACCAAACCCATCATGAGTGGCAAGTGGCTTCACCCAAAGACTCATTGAACAACCACCATTTCTGGATCTCAAACAATGGATGCAACAACCCCAATGAACCAGCTTTGCGAGTGTACATTCCAGAGAGCAAGGACACCACAAAGCAACCGTTCTCATCTCCCAACCCTAACTCCGCTTCTTCCAGTGACGTCATGGAAGTGGAGCATGTTAGCAGGTTCAAAGAGTTAAACTCGGAGAACTTGAAAACACTGTGCAATGCTTTGGAGAAAAAGGTGTCGTGGCAGAAGGATATAATACCGGAAATTGCGAGCACCATTTTGCAGTGTCGTTCTGGCATggtgagaagaaaaggaaaagttagAAACAGTAAAGAAGTGAAAGAAGAAACGTGGTTGGTTTTCCAAGGTGTTGATGTGGAAGGTAAAGAGAAAATAACAAGAGAATTGGCTCGGCTTGTTTTTGGGTCCCACGACCACGTCGTTTCCATAGCATTGAGCAGTTTCGCGTCGACAAGAGCAGATTCAACAGAGGATTATAGCAGGAACAAGAGATCAAGAGAAGAAACAAGTTGCAGTTACATAGCGAGGTTCGCAGAAGCAATGATGAACAACCCTCATAGAGTGTTTCTTGTTGAAGATATAGAGCAAGCGGATTATTGTTCTCAACTTGGTTTCAAAAGGGCTATGGAGAGAGGGAGAGTTACGGATTCAAACGGTGAAGAGATTGCACTTTGTGACGCAATCATCATTCTTAGCTGTGAAAGTTTCAGTTCAAGATCAAGAACTTGTTCTCCTTCGTTCAAACAAAAGTCGATGTCTGAggaagaaaagaatggtgaCATTGGCACTTTGGAGGATACAAGCCCTTGTGTTTCTTTGGATTTGAATATTTCCATTGATGACGAGAACGAGGTTGAAGATCGATCGGTGGATGAAATTGGGCTTCTTGAATCTGTAGACAGAAAGATTGTATTCAACTTTCAGGAATTGTGA